The Agrobacterium cucumeris genome has a segment encoding these proteins:
- a CDS encoding metal-dependent hydrolase family protein produces the protein MFSLGRQYQHLNHAGGCACHSSNAQQLFARIGKEMSRRSVLKGIAATLAVPALGIASPAFAQKAEKPILLLNVSIFDGINSKLITGRSVLVEGKFIKALVASADDVADADVIECGGRTLMPGMIDAHWHSLLAGISQITAMTADIPYVHLVAAQEAERTVLRGFTTVRDVGGPSFSLKRAIDEGRVAGPRIYPSGAMISQTSGHGDFRMRNDLPRTSQSALSIAEQAGISAIADGEAEVLRRVREQLMLGASQIKIMGGGGVASSYDPVDALQYSEAEMKAAVSAAADWGTYVCIHAYTSAAIQRAISCGVKSIEHGQLADDKTVRLMADAGVWWSIQPFLADEDANTYPLPEQRAQQQSIAEGTARAVELGRKYGVKMALGTDILFNPKGTATQGRQLAKFARWYDNVDVLRLLTSGNAELAGLSGPRNPYPAKLGRIEAGAYADLLLIDGNPLEDISLIADPDRTMKLIIKDGRIHKNTISA, from the coding sequence TTGTTTAGCCTCGGTCGTCAATACCAGCATCTTAATCATGCCGGGGGCTGCGCGTGTCATAGTTCAAACGCACAGCAGCTTTTCGCACGGATCGGCAAAGAAATGTCGCGCCGCTCGGTTCTAAAAGGCATCGCGGCAACGCTCGCCGTCCCTGCGCTTGGAATCGCGAGCCCCGCATTCGCACAAAAAGCGGAAAAGCCGATTCTGCTTCTGAACGTCAGTATTTTCGATGGGATAAACTCCAAGCTGATCACAGGCCGAAGCGTTCTCGTGGAGGGCAAGTTCATTAAAGCCCTGGTCGCATCGGCCGACGACGTTGCCGATGCAGACGTTATTGAGTGCGGTGGGCGGACCCTGATGCCAGGCATGATCGATGCGCATTGGCATTCGCTCCTTGCGGGAATTTCGCAAATAACAGCGATGACTGCTGATATTCCCTACGTTCATCTGGTTGCCGCACAGGAAGCCGAACGGACGGTATTGCGCGGCTTTACAACCGTCAGAGATGTCGGTGGGCCCTCATTTTCGCTCAAACGGGCCATAGATGAGGGGCGCGTCGCAGGGCCGAGAATATACCCTTCCGGTGCGATGATTTCGCAGACATCAGGGCATGGCGACTTTCGTATGCGTAATGATCTGCCGCGTACATCACAAAGCGCTCTTAGCATTGCGGAGCAGGCCGGGATTTCGGCGATCGCCGATGGAGAAGCGGAAGTTCTTCGCCGCGTGCGCGAGCAACTCATGCTTGGTGCGAGCCAGATCAAGATCATGGGCGGTGGCGGCGTTGCCTCGAGTTACGATCCAGTCGATGCTCTGCAATATTCAGAGGCAGAAATGAAAGCTGCCGTATCTGCTGCGGCAGATTGGGGGACATACGTATGTATCCACGCTTACACGTCGGCGGCGATACAAAGAGCGATTTCCTGCGGCGTCAAATCGATTGAGCACGGTCAGCTTGCCGACGATAAAACGGTCAGGCTCATGGCTGATGCTGGCGTTTGGTGGAGCATCCAACCTTTTCTCGCCGATGAAGACGCGAATACCTATCCTTTGCCCGAGCAGCGAGCGCAGCAGCAAAGCATTGCCGAGGGCACGGCCCGCGCTGTGGAACTCGGACGCAAGTACGGAGTAAAAATGGCGCTCGGCACAGACATCCTGTTCAATCCCAAGGGAACTGCGACACAAGGTCGGCAACTCGCCAAATTCGCTCGATGGTATGACAATGTCGATGTGCTACGCCTGCTGACAAGTGGGAACGCGGAACTCGCAGGCCTCTCGGGACCACGCAACCCCTATCCGGCAAAGCTCGGGCGCATTGAAGCCGGTGCTTATGCGGACCTTCTGCTGATAGATGGCAATCCGCTTGAGGACATCTCGCTGATCGCTGATCCCGATCGCACGATGAAACTCATCATCAAGGATGGCCGGATCCATAAAAACACGATTTCAGCCTGA